One segment of Thermus tengchongensis DNA contains the following:
- a CDS encoding translocation/assembly module TamB domain-containing protein, whose amino-acid sequence MRRALLLLLGLVLALLLLAWPPLLRLAVERWLALSGFQGQVGEVRGHLLFGLRLRGVALRGEGVALEAQEVRLGYDLLGLLRRELPVSLVLRGARLKPTWEALIPERPGPPPAIRVVFRQLRLEDTQVELPKGRRLFLPPVRLTLAGEDPYTFIARLPGGSFQGEAHALARDLSAWEVRYRGEVAGLSFFYPGLKGGRLSGVFRLLSSGVEGEAQVEGGVVELVGFTLTQVAGPIRLREDRVEAELRGVGLEGPLSARAEVDLKAERYRFSLTGRPRLPALARHYRLSLPVEGDGELQLEGEGWDQVRVKGRFLGEGRFLSEPFRHRGTLAFDRVFSLKAEVEGRLWDRTYRLGFGLEGQGYRASLEDALGSRVFLKGEGNRTEAQGRLAWPRPLEGWAQVAFQSQGSRWQARVQSPGVRLPLFPPLDLSGQVAGEGERVWGRLGPLTLSGTWGSLGWELGATPLVVGSLQGGGRLISGRLEASLRYASPYTAFPLRVRQEGQAFRFLSPYGEGEYRDGALALRLRDLPIRALDEFRLSGQALYRDGGLSGRLALRGRYLQAEGDLRRLGAEIKGRLRTPLGELPFAGAYDPEPGLRLKAQDLLLRYQKGLSLKGQAHLGPFSLWADLAWDGGFWGQARVESPWVAGVLKGEGSRLFLADLQGYARGSGEVYPELSVAGRLTPPLPEGLEVPPLAFRLDRKGLEVPGVGRLAFAEGYPFRLDLPWSYRGLRGRFQAEGTLEGGRLSLSTPYGRLEAQGAWRALTVEGQGEVPLLGSLRFLGGVDLPGLSYRVQARAERVGLGVRLEGKGANLRLQGQAPGLRILGGYEGGLTLLLQAEGFDLSPWGLAAKVSGTWGTRGGRLRLVSPYGEALLSGEGLLAARAELLGPYLWGEGQVSPEGLSLAAWGSYEAHGLGVRLQVEGGGPWEALNLGLSGEAWLPYLGTLPLSGRVWTGEGGLRYRLQGPLSLEGEGLRYRGSLALPFTAWGREGRIAGSFQGQGLRVAGEGEGNLAGLPFAFQGGYQGRPFLALRWEGGRAELKGEEVRFALEEVAPLAKVFGLPLSGRAEGRLTLSGEGEAWVRVSYGAEPLALDYREGILRLFLPQRDAGLAWNPREGRLWGLGGLAGEGRLRLGPGLQGVVEGGFRYGSLELGLKGPLEGAALEARYRQEGFGETELLGQVDLLALKGRGSLRHASPYGEGEMAWSFEGSRYRGEGRFRSLRYLEQEGPLRLEGEGTRAELSWEAPLALGARYDGAWHLWAQGGGEVEGVALRVDLSWGPEGYRGRLWAEGHGLLLKGEGEGPLHLTLEGKGLPGEVVAEATLEDLFLSGKAQYRLELGQAQLEAQGSFQAGWSGLPRGQPLGQLEGQGSLLGKGEALPFRFAYRYRGGPPGVEALFLAGEAEGYRLRLAEGHLLLELDRDLTPFGLPVRLKAQADGPWQEALRVSLERPEGRLSGKAWLWPLRAELAGEVLGERVAVGYRDGEVLGDFQGPRLLGEARYRKGLSGLLTLRYPLPQGGLAGRVDLGAGLFQLQGEGAWQGRLEGGFCLPGPLGRCPGLEVWVSGSLAYQDVAFQGQYRYLAEEGYRGRVTGEGRLSSPYGGVLARGAGLGLDLVGEGLPLSGRLDLAPFRLAYRYAGPLPQGLGELRAEGVYPGEWLQGRYRSGEVELALVGLPGFQVEVSGKGVSGRLGSEGLDLVLQGFAYGPLSLSGKVAGPWREVGLDLFLQAFGRQAQARGRYGEEGLSLAFRGDLEGEVAWKETWRGRVAFKEGSLQLSGRGFPELSGEVLGERVRLAWPLLQVGEVRLDLAARQAEGEGRILKALLPGGLALRGEGESLQLGYQVPGLGLPLEGSLDLKELALTLTSPQGEGALRYAGAKVEGTLTLDLLGVTVRFQGEGDRVRLSGAHPAFPWWVAGAGRLEGEVDLLGTYRLLYRAGEQVVELSGKLPQAHLEAQGPYLSGSLSYPPAGELRVDLPLPPLESRFRGRVFGEGYRVEGVLEGAVGRILAEGRLLPLEGGLRLERASLEDFLGRYAPYLKGEVSGELALKGGQAKAQLEGKAEVAGVQVPFLFAGTVGPGLVRGEGRFGQSPFRVDLGGDRLDLSASLRGFPLHLLLMAVAGPLEGEAYWTGAVRLRLPLSQPLRGEGVLVGEALRFVGGGDELKGQAVFRLEGGRILVDRLRLVGRGSWEGGGYWSPEGSDLYLSLKDTVFTPVLQVVPPLKPYRPEGSGSLLLRLRGEGFQVEFKDFRFRLGPVAGYLPQGLLSLNGGAKAEGELLLSAPFPGRARLGLEGQLEDFRVTAKGEVSLPGLKEATPAEVAFRYPGYGVEIHLGEAQAQGTLFPLRLAGYGRLPLYYPQYYLQEGLLDVKSFFLYEDKGTYHLTGNAEVLRARLALPEAQTRQLSREGVALQAPGEKPAPVPLVFEGVRVYAERGVLVQESLAQGELKGEVFLGGSYADPYLSGQVEALWGNFRLWDSLFALDPAGSFLRFSPDRGILPQFQLKAQAETRGHKVFLEAAGEFLRENGRVKVRLEPHFTSDPPLTEPEIYALLTLGTPDVTRLAETLPQAALGAALENLVLGQLERELARSLGLDRFQVQLPVLQGGDLQETRFSVGKYLSPELFLGYELDLRGEQTLSAQYRRDGLTFSLGSTFLPGDGRLARFTFTLGYDLTPALGLSFSLEAADTTRFSVGALYRW is encoded by the coding sequence ATGCGGCGGGCGCTTCTCCTCCTGCTGGGCCTGGTCCTGGCCCTTCTCCTTTTGGCTTGGCCGCCCCTTTTGCGGCTTGCCGTGGAGCGGTGGCTTGCCCTTTCGGGCTTCCAGGGGCAGGTGGGGGAGGTGCGGGGCCACCTCCTCTTCGGCCTCCGCCTGAGAGGGGTGGCCTTGAGGGGGGAGGGCGTGGCCCTCGAGGCCCAGGAGGTGCGCCTGGGCTACGACCTTCTGGGGCTTCTTCGCAGGGAACTCCCCGTGTCCTTGGTCCTTAGGGGTGCGAGGCTTAAGCCCACCTGGGAAGCCTTGATCCCGGAACGGCCTGGGCCGCCCCCCGCCATCCGGGTGGTCTTCCGGCAGCTCCGCCTGGAGGATACCCAGGTGGAGCTTCCCAAAGGGCGGAGGCTTTTCCTGCCCCCCGTGCGACTCACCTTGGCCGGGGAAGACCCCTATACCTTTATCGCCCGGCTTCCCGGGGGGAGCTTCCAAGGGGAGGCGCATGCTTTGGCCCGGGATCTTTCCGCCTGGGAGGTGCGCTATCGGGGCGAGGTGGCAGGGCTTTCCTTCTTCTACCCGGGGCTTAAGGGGGGAAGGCTTTCCGGGGTCTTCCGCCTCCTATCCTCCGGCGTGGAAGGGGAAGCCCAAGTGGAAGGAGGGGTGGTGGAGCTGGTGGGCTTCACCCTCACCCAGGTGGCGGGGCCCATCCGCCTAAGGGAGGATCGGGTGGAGGCGGAGCTAAGGGGGGTGGGCCTGGAGGGGCCTCTTTCCGCAAGGGCCGAGGTGGATCTGAAGGCGGAGCGTTACCGCTTCTCCCTCACGGGCCGGCCCCGGCTTCCCGCCCTGGCCCGGCACTACCGCCTTTCACTGCCGGTGGAGGGGGATGGGGAACTGCAGCTTGAGGGGGAGGGCTGGGACCAGGTTCGGGTGAAGGGGAGGTTTTTGGGGGAGGGGCGGTTTCTCTCCGAGCCCTTCCGCCACCGGGGAACCCTTGCCTTCGACCGGGTCTTCTCCCTGAAGGCGGAGGTGGAGGGAAGGCTTTGGGACCGCACCTACCGGCTGGGCTTTGGCCTGGAGGGGCAGGGCTACCGGGCAAGCCTCGAGGACGCTTTGGGAAGCAGGGTCTTCCTGAAGGGGGAGGGGAACCGCACGGAGGCCCAAGGCCGGCTGGCCTGGCCTAGGCCCCTGGAGGGATGGGCCCAGGTGGCCTTCCAAAGCCAGGGTAGCCGCTGGCAGGCCCGGGTGCAAAGCCCTGGGGTGCGCCTGCCCCTCTTTCCGCCTCTGGATCTCTCGGGGCAGGTGGCGGGGGAGGGGGAGCGGGTCTGGGGGCGGCTTGGCCCCCTGACCCTTTCGGGCACCTGGGGCAGCCTGGGCTGGGAGCTGGGCGCCACGCCCTTGGTGGTGGGAAGCCTCCAGGGGGGAGGCAGGCTCATCTCGGGGAGGCTGGAGGCCTCCTTGCGCTACGCCTCTCCCTACACGGCCTTCCCCTTGCGGGTGCGGCAGGAAGGGCAGGCCTTCCGCTTCCTGAGCCCCTATGGGGAAGGGGAGTACCGGGATGGGGCCTTGGCCCTGCGCCTGCGGGACCTACCCATCCGCGCCCTGGACGAGTTCCGCCTTTCCGGGCAGGCCCTTTACCGGGATGGCGGACTTTCGGGAAGGCTTGCCCTAAGGGGCCGCTACCTGCAGGCGGAGGGGGATCTGCGCCGCCTGGGGGCAGAGATCAAGGGGAGGCTTCGGACCCCACTGGGGGAGCTCCCCTTTGCCGGGGCCTATGATCCGGAGCCGGGCCTGAGGCTTAAGGCCCAGGATCTTCTCCTGCGCTACCAAAAGGGCTTAAGCCTGAAGGGACAAGCCCACCTGGGGCCCTTCTCCCTTTGGGCCGACCTGGCCTGGGACGGGGGGTTCTGGGGCCAGGCCCGGGTGGAAAGCCCGTGGGTGGCGGGGGTGCTTAAAGGGGAGGGGAGCAGGCTTTTCCTGGCGGATCTTCAGGGGTATGCCCGGGGAAGCGGGGAGGTGTACCCGGAGCTTAGCGTGGCGGGCCGGCTCACCCCTCCCTTGCCGGAGGGCCTCGAGGTGCCCCCCTTGGCCTTCCGCCTGGACCGGAAAGGCCTAGAGGTGCCCGGCGTGGGGAGGTTGGCCTTCGCCGAGGGGTACCCCTTCCGCCTGGACCTCCCCTGGAGCTACCGGGGCCTGAGGGGGAGGTTCCAGGCGGAGGGCACCCTGGAGGGGGGCCGGCTTAGCCTGTCTACCCCCTACGGCCGCCTCGAGGCCCAGGGGGCCTGGCGGGCCTTGACCGTGGAGGGGCAGGGGGAGGTACCCCTCTTGGGGAGCCTTCGGTTTTTGGGGGGAGTGGATCTTCCAGGGCTTTCCTATCGGGTCCAGGCCCGTGCGGAAAGGGTCGGATTGGGGGTGCGCCTGGAGGGAAAGGGGGCCAACCTTCGCCTGCAGGGCCAGGCTCCGGGCCTAAGGATCCTGGGGGGGTATGAGGGGGGTCTAACCCTCCTGCTCCAGGCAGAGGGTTTTGACCTTTCCCCCTGGGGGCTTGCCGCCAAGGTCAGCGGCACCTGGGGTACCCGGGGAGGGAGGCTACGGCTGGTAAGCCCCTACGGGGAGGCCCTGTTGAGCGGGGAGGGACTCCTGGCCGCCCGGGCCGAGCTTTTGGGGCCCTACCTCTGGGGGGAGGGCCAGGTCTCCCCGGAAGGGCTTTCCTTGGCGGCGTGGGGGAGTTACGAGGCCCATGGGCTGGGGGTGCGCCTGCAGGTGGAGGGAGGAGGGCCCTGGGAGGCCTTAAACCTTGGGCTTTCCGGCGAGGCTTGGCTTCCCTACCTGGGGACCTTGCCCCTTTCGGGCCGGGTGTGGACCGGGGAGGGGGGGCTTCGCTACCGGTTGCAGGGCCCTTTGTCCCTCGAGGGGGAGGGGCTTCGCTACCGGGGTAGCCTGGCCTTGCCCTTCACGGCCTGGGGCAGGGAGGGGAGGATTGCGGGGAGCTTCCAGGGCCAGGGGCTTCGGGTGGCAGGGGAAGGGGAGGGGAACCTTGCCGGCCTGCCCTTCGCCTTCCAGGGGGGATACCAGGGTAGGCCCTTCCTGGCCCTAAGGTGGGAGGGGGGGAGGGCGGAGCTAAAGGGGGAGGAGGTGCGGTTTGCCCTGGAGGAGGTGGCTCCCTTGGCCAAGGTTTTTGGCCTTCCCCTTTCGGGAAGAGCAGAGGGCAGGCTGACCCTTTCCGGCGAGGGGGAGGCTTGGGTGCGGGTGAGCTACGGAGCGGAGCCCTTGGCCCTGGACTACCGGGAAGGGATCCTCCGCCTGTTCCTGCCCCAGAGGGATGCGGGCCTGGCCTGGAATCCCCGGGAAGGGAGGCTCTGGGGCCTAGGGGGGCTTGCCGGGGAGGGCAGGCTCCGCCTGGGGCCTGGGCTCCAGGGGGTGGTGGAGGGGGGCTTCCGCTACGGCTCCCTGGAGCTTGGGCTGAAGGGCCCGTTGGAGGGCGCCGCCTTGGAGGCCCGCTACCGGCAGGAGGGGTTTGGGGAAACGGAGCTCTTGGGCCAAGTGGACCTCTTGGCCCTCAAGGGGCGGGGTAGCCTGCGCCACGCCTCGCCCTACGGGGAAGGGGAGATGGCGTGGTCCTTTGAGGGGAGCCGCTACCGTGGGGAGGGAAGGTTTAGGAGCCTCCGCTACCTGGAGCAGGAGGGCCCCTTGCGCCTCGAGGGGGAAGGAACCCGGGCGGAGCTCTCCTGGGAGGCGCCCCTGGCCTTGGGGGCCCGGTACGACGGGGCCTGGCACCTTTGGGCGCAGGGCGGGGGCGAGGTGGAGGGAGTGGCCCTTCGGGTGGATCTTTCCTGGGGCCCGGAGGGGTACCGGGGAAGGCTTTGGGCGGAGGGGCATGGGCTTCTCCTAAAGGGGGAGGGGGAAGGGCCTTTGCACCTTACCCTGGAGGGCAAGGGCCTTCCGGGGGAGGTGGTGGCGGAAGCGACCCTGGAGGACCTCTTCCTTTCCGGAAAGGCCCAATACCGCCTGGAGCTGGGCCAGGCCCAGCTGGAAGCCCAGGGCAGTTTTCAAGCGGGGTGGTCTGGGCTTCCCCGGGGTCAGCCCTTGGGCCAGTTGGAGGGCCAGGGAAGCCTCTTGGGGAAGGGGGAAGCCTTGCCCTTCCGCTTCGCCTACCGCTACCGGGGTGGGCCGCCTGGGGTGGAAGCCCTTTTCCTGGCGGGGGAGGCCGAGGGCTACCGCCTTAGGTTAGCGGAGGGGCACCTTCTTCTAGAGCTGGACCGGGACCTTACCCCCTTTGGCCTCCCCGTGCGCCTTAAGGCCCAGGCGGATGGGCCCTGGCAGGAGGCCCTTAGGGTAAGCCTGGAGCGCCCCGAGGGAAGGCTTTCCGGAAAGGCGTGGCTATGGCCCCTGCGGGCGGAGCTGGCGGGGGAGGTATTGGGGGAAAGGGTGGCGGTGGGGTACCGGGATGGGGAGGTTTTGGGGGATTTCCAGGGGCCCAGGCTCCTGGGGGAGGCCCGCTACCGGAAGGGGCTTTCCGGCCTCCTCACCCTCCGCTACCCCTTGCCTCAGGGGGGGCTCGCCGGAAGGGTGGACCTCGGGGCGGGTCTCTTCCAGCTCCAGGGGGAGGGGGCCTGGCAGGGGCGTTTGGAGGGAGGGTTCTGCCTGCCGGGGCCCTTGGGGAGGTGCCCGGGCCTCGAGGTCTGGGTTTCAGGAAGCCTGGCGTACCAGGATGTGGCCTTCCAGGGCCAGTACCGTTACCTGGCGGAAGAGGGGTACCGGGGAAGGGTCACGGGGGAGGGTAGGCTTTCCAGCCCGTATGGGGGGGTCCTGGCCCGGGGAGCGGGGCTGGGCCTGGACCTAGTGGGGGAGGGGCTTCCCCTCTCGGGGCGGTTGGACCTCGCTCCCTTCCGCCTGGCCTACCGCTACGCCGGGCCCCTGCCCCAGGGCTTGGGGGAGCTTCGGGCCGAAGGGGTGTATCCCGGGGAGTGGCTTCAGGGCCGGTACCGCTCCGGGGAGGTGGAGCTTGCCTTGGTGGGCCTTCCCGGATTCCAGGTGGAGGTTTCCGGAAAGGGGGTGTCGGGGAGGCTGGGCTCTGAGGGACTGGATCTGGTGCTTCAGGGATTTGCCTACGGTCCCCTGAGCCTTTCGGGTAAGGTAGCAGGCCCCTGGCGGGAGGTGGGGCTGGACCTTTTCCTCCAGGCCTTTGGCCGCCAGGCCCAGGCCCGGGGGCGTTACGGGGAGGAAGGGCTTTCCCTAGCCTTCCGCGGGGACCTCGAGGGGGAGGTGGCCTGGAAGGAAACCTGGCGGGGGAGGGTGGCCTTTAAGGAGGGAAGCCTGCAGCTTTCCGGAAGGGGCTTTCCCGAGCTTTCCGGAGAGGTCTTGGGGGAGAGGGTGCGTCTGGCCTGGCCCCTTCTTCAGGTGGGGGAGGTGCGCCTGGACCTGGCGGCCCGCCAGGCGGAAGGGGAGGGAAGGATCCTTAAGGCCTTGCTTCCCGGGGGGCTTGCCCTACGGGGTGAAGGGGAAAGCCTCCAGCTGGGTTACCAGGTACCTGGCCTAGGCCTGCCCCTGGAGGGAAGCCTGGACCTCAAGGAGCTTGCCTTGACCCTGACCAGCCCCCAAGGGGAGGGCGCCCTGCGCTACGCCGGGGCGAAGGTGGAGGGGACCCTGACCCTGGACCTCTTGGGGGTGACGGTGCGCTTCCAGGGCGAGGGGGACCGGGTGCGCCTATCGGGGGCGCACCCCGCCTTCCCCTGGTGGGTGGCGGGAGCGGGGAGGCTGGAGGGGGAGGTGGACCTTTTGGGAACCTACCGGCTTCTCTATCGGGCAGGGGAGCAGGTGGTGGAGCTTTCCGGGAAGCTACCCCAGGCCCACCTGGAGGCCCAGGGCCCCTACCTTTCCGGTAGCCTCTCCTATCCTCCCGCCGGGGAACTCCGGGTGGACCTTCCCCTTCCTCCCCTGGAAAGCCGCTTTCGGGGCCGGGTCTTTGGGGAGGGGTACCGGGTGGAGGGCGTTCTGGAGGGAGCGGTGGGCCGTATCCTTGCCGAGGGAAGGCTTCTTCCCCTGGAGGGTGGGCTTCGCTTGGAGCGGGCCAGCTTGGAGGACTTCTTGGGCCGTTATGCCCCCTATCTGAAGGGGGAGGTCTCCGGGGAGCTGGCCCTGAAGGGGGGGCAGGCCAAAGCCCAGCTGGAGGGGAAGGCGGAGGTGGCCGGGGTCCAGGTGCCCTTCCTCTTTGCTGGCACCGTGGGGCCAGGGCTGGTCCGAGGGGAGGGGCGGTTTGGGCAAAGCCCCTTTCGGGTGGACCTGGGGGGGGATCGCCTGGACCTTTCCGCCTCCCTCCGGGGTTTTCCCCTCCATCTCCTCCTCATGGCGGTGGCGGGGCCCTTGGAAGGGGAGGCCTACTGGACGGGGGCGGTGCGCCTAAGGCTTCCCCTTTCCCAGCCCTTGCGGGGGGAGGGGGTGCTGGTGGGGGAGGCCCTGCGCTTCGTGGGGGGGGGGGATGAGCTTAAGGGCCAGGCGGTCTTCCGCCTGGAGGGAGGCCGGATCCTGGTGGACCGGCTCCGCCTTGTGGGCCGGGGAAGCTGGGAGGGCGGAGGGTACTGGAGCCCGGAGGGCAGCGACCTTTACCTGAGCCTCAAGGACACGGTCTTCACCCCGGTGCTCCAGGTGGTGCCTCCCTTGAAGCCCTACCGGCCCGAGGGTTCGGGGAGCCTCCTCCTGAGGCTTAGGGGGGAGGGCTTCCAAGTGGAGTTCAAGGACTTCCGCTTCCGCTTGGGGCCGGTGGCGGGGTACCTGCCCCAGGGCCTCCTCTCCCTGAACGGGGGGGCCAAGGCGGAGGGGGAGCTCCTCCTTTCCGCCCCCTTCCCGGGACGGGCCCGGCTGGGCCTCGAGGGCCAGCTGGAGGACTTCCGGGTCACCGCCAAGGGGGAGGTTTCCCTTCCCGGCCTCAAGGAGGCTACCCCGGCGGAGGTGGCCTTCCGCTACCCCGGTTACGGGGTGGAGATCCACCTGGGGGAGGCCCAGGCCCAAGGAACCCTCTTCCCCTTGCGCCTTGCCGGCTACGGCCGGCTTCCCCTTTACTACCCCCAGTACTACCTCCAAGAGGGTCTTCTGGACGTGAAGAGCTTCTTCCTCTACGAGGACAAGGGCACCTACCACCTCACGGGCAACGCCGAGGTCCTGAGGGCAAGGCTGGCCCTGCCGGAGGCCCAGACGCGGCAGCTTTCCCGGGAGGGGGTGGCCTTGCAGGCCCCGGGGGAGAAGCCTGCCCCGGTGCCCCTGGTTTTCGAGGGGGTGCGGGTGTATGCGGAAAGGGGGGTTTTGGTGCAGGAAAGCCTGGCCCAGGGGGAGCTTAAGGGGGAGGTGTTCCTGGGAGGGAGCTACGCCGACCCCTACCTGTCCGGACAGGTGGAGGCCTTATGGGGTAACTTCCGCCTGTGGGATTCCCTCTTCGCCCTGGATCCCGCGGGGAGCTTCCTGCGCTTTTCCCCGGACCGGGGCATCCTGCCTCAGTTCCAACTCAAGGCCCAGGCGGAAACCCGGGGCCACAAGGTTTTCCTGGAGGCCGCGGGGGAGTTTTTGCGGGAAAACGGCCGGGTTAAGGTGCGCCTCGAGCCCCACTTCACCTCGGACCCACCCCTCACCGAACCCGAGATCTACGCCCTCCTCACCCTGGGTACCCCCGATGTTACCCGGCTAGCG
- a CDS encoding YdcF family protein: protein MKKVRWLALALLLAPAVAQPGYSWIVVLGAAQYGGRPSPALERRLEAALVLYRQGLAPRVAVAGGRLPGDRYSEGEVGCRYLGSKGIPREALLCETQSQTTYENLLFLKPHLSGRILLVTDAPHLPRALFLARLLGLKAEGHPVEGSYPLGYWLKEALYRLWLYLGLKPLPGGHGLRSPPPDASRNPGTPAKGP, encoded by the coding sequence TTGAAAAAGGTGCGCTGGCTTGCCCTGGCCCTCCTCCTGGCCCCAGCCGTGGCCCAGCCCGGCTACAGCTGGATCGTGGTCCTGGGGGCGGCCCAGTACGGGGGCAGGCCTTCCCCCGCCCTGGAAAGGCGCCTCGAGGCCGCCCTCGTCCTCTACCGCCAGGGCCTGGCCCCCAGGGTGGCGGTGGCAGGGGGCAGGCTCCCCGGGGACCGGTACAGCGAGGGGGAGGTGGGTTGCCGCTACTTGGGGAGCAAAGGCATACCCCGGGAGGCCCTCCTCTGCGAAACCCAAAGCCAGACCACCTACGAGAACCTCCTCTTCCTCAAGCCCCACCTTTCCGGGCGCATCCTCCTGGTCACCGACGCCCCCCACCTGCCCCGGGCCCTTTTTCTGGCCCGGCTTCTGGGCCTAAAGGCGGAGGGCCACCCGGTGGAGGGATCCTACCCCCTGGGGTACTGGCTGAAGGAGGCCCTTTACCGCCTGTGGCTCTATCTGGGCTTAAAACCCCTCCCCGGAGGGCACGGCCTCAGGAGCCCCCCTCCAGATGCCTCAAGGAATCCAGGTACCCCTGCAAAAGGGCCTTGA
- a CDS encoding DivIVA domain-containing protein — protein sequence MDLTPLDVRYQEFPTGLRGYQKEAVRSYLARVAEVMEGLIQENEGLKERLRALEEEVARLKEAEGELKRAVVAAERIARELKAQAEREAELIKKEALAAKDQVLREAAEELKRLKGEVERIRQEKALFAAQFKALLQGYLDSLRHLEGGS from the coding sequence ATGGACCTAACGCCCTTGGACGTGCGCTACCAGGAGTTCCCCACGGGGCTTCGCGGCTACCAAAAAGAGGCGGTGAGGAGCTATTTGGCCCGGGTGGCCGAGGTCATGGAGGGCCTCATCCAGGAGAACGAGGGGCTCAAGGAGAGGCTTAGGGCCCTGGAGGAGGAGGTGGCCCGCCTGAAGGAGGCGGAAGGGGAGCTGAAGCGGGCGGTGGTGGCCGCGGAGCGCATCGCCCGCGAGCTCAAGGCCCAGGCGGAACGGGAGGCGGAGCTGATCAAGAAGGAAGCCCTGGCGGCCAAGGACCAGGTGCTAAGGGAGGCGGCGGAGGAGCTGAAGCGCTTGAAGGGGGAGGTGGAGCGGATTAGGCAGGAGAAAGCCCTTTTCGCAGCGCAGTTCAAGGCCCTTTTGCAGGGGTACCTGGATTCCTTGAGGCATCTGGAGGGGGGCTCCTGA
- the hflX gene encoding GTPase HflX: MEKIFGKTEGLKKSELKRLSNLYRRRVPADRVLTPELAQALAGLSQEIGRPVSLLLDREGRVVRVGVGDAKDLPIPEGARGERRLSGFRLLHTHLAKGGLSRPDLSVLFLNRLDSLAALEVEDGRPTTLHLAFLSPPKALAASRWEHVTEDWRILPPKPYFQYLDFDHKAEVEALEEELARQARVRELLDGSGERAILVGVDRGEGPEAEAYLSELAELTRTAGGVPVKKVLVFRPHLDPRYLVGLGKLEELKSLAYHENASTLIFGLELTPTQAREIERATGLKVLDRTQLILDIFALHAKTPEAQAQVELAQLRYLLPRLVGKGKEMSRLGGGIGTRGPGETKLEVDRRRLQERIVHLSHKLEAFTRRREEARRQRKRRGVPLIAVVGYTNAGKTTLLSALARGGEPGEDKLFATLRPLTRRGFLPGVGEVLFTDTVGFIRQMPKELLTAFRATLEEVREADLLIHVLDASEEGAMGRYRVVEELLAKLGVEAPRVLALSKADRAAPYDLFYLREKLGGVPVSALKGTGVSELREALAEALLRVGVRPQPWAQAPQYT, translated from the coding sequence TTGGAGAAGATCTTCGGCAAGACCGAGGGGCTCAAGAAGAGCGAGCTGAAGAGGCTTTCCAACCTGTACCGCAGGCGGGTTCCCGCAGACCGGGTTCTCACCCCCGAGCTGGCCCAGGCCCTGGCCGGGCTTTCCCAGGAGATCGGGAGGCCCGTAAGCCTCCTCCTGGACCGGGAGGGCCGGGTGGTGCGGGTGGGGGTGGGCGACGCCAAGGACCTGCCCATCCCCGAGGGGGCCAGGGGGGAGAGGCGGCTATCGGGCTTCCGGCTCCTCCACACCCACCTGGCCAAGGGAGGGCTTTCCCGCCCCGACCTCTCGGTGCTTTTCCTGAACCGGCTGGACAGTTTGGCGGCCTTGGAGGTGGAGGACGGGAGGCCTACCACCCTGCACCTGGCCTTTCTCTCCCCGCCCAAGGCCCTGGCTGCTTCCAGATGGGAACACGTTACGGAGGACTGGCGCATCCTTCCTCCCAAGCCCTACTTCCAGTACCTGGATTTTGACCATAAGGCGGAGGTGGAGGCCCTGGAGGAGGAGCTGGCCCGCCAGGCCCGGGTGCGGGAGCTTCTGGACGGGAGCGGGGAGCGGGCCATTCTGGTGGGGGTGGACCGGGGTGAAGGGCCAGAGGCGGAGGCCTATCTGTCGGAGCTTGCCGAGCTCACCCGCACCGCCGGCGGGGTTCCCGTGAAAAAGGTCCTGGTCTTCCGCCCCCACCTGGACCCCCGGTATCTGGTGGGCCTGGGCAAGCTGGAGGAGCTCAAGAGCCTCGCCTACCACGAAAACGCCTCCACCCTCATCTTCGGCCTGGAGCTCACCCCCACCCAGGCCCGGGAGATCGAGCGGGCCACGGGCCTCAAGGTCCTGGACCGCACCCAGCTCATCCTGGACATCTTCGCCCTGCACGCCAAAACCCCCGAGGCCCAGGCCCAGGTGGAGCTGGCCCAGCTCCGCTACCTCCTCCCCCGCCTGGTGGGGAAGGGGAAGGAGATGAGCCGCCTGGGGGGTGGGATCGGCACCCGGGGGCCGGGGGAAACCAAGCTGGAGGTGGACCGGAGAAGGCTCCAGGAGCGCATCGTCCACCTGAGCCACAAGCTGGAGGCCTTCACCCGGCGCCGGGAGGAGGCGAGGAGGCAAAGGAAGCGCCGGGGGGTGCCCCTCATCGCGGTGGTGGGCTACACCAACGCCGGCAAGACCACCCTCCTCTCCGCCCTCGCCCGGGGTGGGGAGCCGGGGGAGGACAAGCTCTTCGCCACCCTAAGGCCCCTCACCCGCCGGGGCTTCCTGCCGGGGGTGGGGGAGGTGCTCTTCACGGACACCGTGGGCTTCATCCGCCAGATGCCCAAGGAACTCCTCACCGCCTTCCGGGCCACCCTCGAGGAGGTGCGGGAGGCTGATCTTCTCATCCACGTCCTGGATGCCTCAGAGGAAGGGGCCATGGGGCGGTACCGGGTGGTGGAGGAGCTTCTGGCGAAGCTGGGGGTGGAAGCACCCCGGGTCCTGGCCCTCTCCAAGGCGGACCGGGCGGCCCCCTATGACCTCTTCTACCTGCGGGAGAAGCTGGGCGGGGTACCGGTTTCCGCCTTGAAGGGCACGGGGGTTTCGGAGCTCAGGGAGGCCCTGGCGGAGGCCCTCCTAAGGGTGGGGGTTCGGCCCCAGCCCTGGGCCCAGGCCCCTCAGTACACGTAA
- a CDS encoding acylphosphatase yields the protein MPRLVALVKGRVQGVGYRAFAQKKALELGLSGYAENLPDGRVEVVAEGPKEDLLVFLRHLQEGPRLARVEGVEVQWAEETGLKGFYVY from the coding sequence ATGCCGCGCCTGGTGGCCTTGGTCAAGGGAAGGGTGCAGGGGGTGGGGTACCGGGCCTTCGCCCAGAAGAAAGCCTTAGAGCTGGGGCTTTCCGGCTATGCGGAGAACCTGCCGGACGGCCGGGTGGAGGTGGTGGCGGAGGGGCCCAAAGAGGACCTCCTCGTCTTCCTCCGGCACCTCCAAGAGGGCCCCCGCCTGGCCCGGGTGGAGGGGGTGGAGGTCCAGTGGGCCGAGGAAACCGGCCTAAAGGGGTTTTACGTGTACTGA